The following is a genomic window from Xiphophorus couchianus chromosome 5, X_couchianus-1.0, whole genome shotgun sequence.
GTGTGGGTTGCCTGGCACACGCGGGTGCTCCTGAATCGAAATCGGCGCCTGTGCCTTTAGCACAGCCAACATGTCACCCCAGACGTGTTCAAGGCCGCTCCTCTGCTTTTCTCCGCAGGGTTCTTTCCGAGGTGCTCTCTCTCCAGCCCCTCAGAAAGCGTCTGCCACCTCGCCACGCAAACGCGGAGCCGAGAACGCCGTGGTCCACTTCTTCCGCACGATCGTGAGTAGCAAGCTAAACCTCTGAGCAACCCTCAGAGACTCTCGGGTTACAGTTACCCGACCACGCCTTGCCTCTGCTggttgtctttgtcttctttgCCTCCCACCAACTCAAAACCTTCTTTTCTTTACTGTCTGCTCTTAACTATTCCTCAGGTGTCCCCTGCCCCTCCTAAATCTAGGGTGAGtctgctttacttttaattacACTACAAGTTAtcacatagaaataaaaagaaacaaagtctGGTATTTTCCTAGTAGGTAAGTtatacagtgctttgcaaaagtattgatgTTCCCACATTACGACCACACAGCTCAAAGTATTTTAGACGGACCGGTACAAGAAAAATGACGAGGCTTTCACATCTcttccacaaataaaaaacgGATAACCACAGCGTCCATTTGCATTCAAGACCTGCTAGACCCGACTTATGTCGAGCAGTAAAAACCCATCTGCTGTCAGATTGGACAGGGACCATCTGGgaacagaaaatatcaaatcTGGCCACAGATTTACCTCTGAACATTGACTGATGTCAAACTAAATGGGACATAATTCTAAAATGGTTTAGGGTTATTACCCTCATGGGAGGTGGATCCGTTTCACAGACTCAGGTTTTCTTATGGTTCTGCCGTGTATTCAGCTCTCTCTATTGAGCCACATGTctctacagctcctccagagtatCCACAGGCCTCTTGTCTAGTTCTGGGTTGTAAAATGCCCAGTTACATTTTGGTGGTCGGCCATGTTTGGGTGGTGCCATACCTTTTCTTTATTAGGATGTTTGATTAAACATCAAACTTATAATAGGTTGctggctctctctctctctctcaagcTGTGATTGCCACCATGTAAAACCTCCCAGATGTCTTCATATTGCTATTTgttttggaacaaacttctaaaACTTTCACAGTTCGACTGGATTTACCTCCAGTTGGTTGTACTGGATTTGACTGGGAGGTGTAGGAACAAAAGAAGGCTTGACCCCCATTCacttgcatgactttgtgttggccttttacaaaaatgcatttgaagcttttgattgtaatgtgaaaaaagtggagCGAAGGTTTTACGATGGCACTGACTgcacatcattttattttattttttttaatggttcaATCTAAAGTTTGACCTTGAATTCTGCCTTTTTTCACCAGGAAGGAACAGAGACAAAACATTTAGAGTTTATCTCAGCATCCATCACATATTTGTAatcaaaatcagtttaaaagaCCTTGCgagaaaattttattattattattattattacataacCATCCATACAAACCCTTCCAAATGTGAGCTGATGCACCACGTGTCGATGTGAACacctgcattgtttttttttcctcctgctcctccatgTCCCACCTGAACTCTCCCTCTGCCTCCCTTCCTTCCTCAACCACTCAACTCCTCTCCTCTCCATCCCACCTTTGCACCAAAACACactgtttctgtattttcccTTCCTCCCTTCTGTCTCTTCTTTCTCCGCACTCCCAGTGGAGGGGACTAGCTGCCAAGATGGGCCTGGTAGGTGGTTTGAAAATGGCCGAAAGATcagacagaatttttttttttgcctttaaatAAAAGACTCATTCCTTCAACATCAAATCACCTCATCTCCTTAATTAACCGTTCGAGCACGACGCCAGTGTCTGCTCTTACATTGTCCTTCCATTCGCCACTAAGTCTTCCTAATCTTCCCATGCATCACAGATAAAAACCTTAATCCCAGACTTTGGTGAAACTATATCACTGTCATCCTGCGACTGGTGCAGTCTCACGTTTCCACATTACGACTCTGATGATAATACCAGCGTTACTCGCTTCTTCATGGTACTTATGTCATTCTAAAGGTTCCTCTGTTGTGGCCTCCACCTGCAGCATCACGTCTTTTAACACCGTTGTGATTGTGAATGTGGCCCCAGGCTGATAGCTACGAAGAACGGAGACGTTGCTAAGGGACTGTCCAAAACTTATTGGCACTCGTTACCTGGTTATTTTACGTCCTAATAATAGTAtcaatacataaatatattaacggattttcattttttatgtaaagttaCATTTCGCTTGCACTGCCTCATCGAACATTTTTTGGACAGTCTCGCTCGTCTGACGCAGAATTACTCAGAAATCGGCAACAATCATTATTTTTTGCCTACTGGAAGGTTATGTTTGCCATCTTTAGAggaaaagttttctttatttgtcacatttgaATTGGTTTTAACCCTCTGTTACCCCTGTGTCATTGAAAGGGAAAATCAATGAATCAGCTAAAAAAACTGATCCTCttataaatatctttatttttcaaaagaatgGCTGTATCGCAAGAACAAGATCTGAtatgttgaaagaaaacatgtctccactttgtccttccactaaactttccattattATAGTTGGATACGGCTCTCTATGAACCATCTGCTTCTTTGTGGCTTACCCGCCTTGTGTCGGGTTTCACTGGCTATTTGCTGGAAAACTCAAGTTTGGTTTATTAACAACATTTCTggattaatatatataaatatatattgatCTTACATGATATAAAAATTTTCCAAGAGATCAAATTTGGGGGTTTTCATTAGACATAATCCATAAACCTTTTGACTAAGTCACTCCAGGTGCAATTATTCCACGAGTTTGACTTTTTGattgaaattaatgaaataaatgagatttttgacaataatcagatttttcaaGATGCACTCATGCTCTTATTGACAATAAAAAGTGATTCATTGAGTGCACAGATGGCTTTGCATAAATTAGAacacctaaaaaataaatagattaaaaaaaatggaattacAGAAAGTTGAATTTCGTGAGAACAGGTTCTGATAGCCATTGTCATCTTTCCTGGACACAAAAGTTCTCAGTTAATTACGTCACCCTGAGTCTTTTACACTTTGTTGCTCCTTTGCAGCCTCCGGACTCATGCATAATTCAAACACCAGAAATGTTAAAAGGGGGTTGCGGTGCAATCATTCCGTAAAATCGGGGCGCAGTTGGATTTCACCCTAATCAATAACCGGAGTGGCTGGAGAACACACGAATCCGTCACTCTTCAGAATATTCTAGTGAAGGATCAGTCGTTTCTGCCTTCTAGCTGCTTCCTGATTAACACTGAAACTCTGGGTTGAATTATGAATCAATCCACGgctctctttaaaaaaaaaaaaaaaaaaaggtcagccACACCTCAGTCCCTTAACAATGTGTGAAATactatgtttattattattattattattattattattattaataaacacACTTGAATTCCTGTTCTTTTCCACCTGCCAGGGCCAACAGAAGTCAAGCAAGAAGGCCAGCGCTGGGGACGGCAAAGGCACCCTGACTAGGATCTTCAAAATggtaagaagaagaagagaaatatttttgttattttctcctgttttttttttttttgtttgtttgattttgtactGCTTAGTATATAAAAGTTATGATTTCCTttcattgcttttcttttcctgattATGAAAGAGTCAAGAGTACATACTGTATTTCTCCCCTAATGATGCTCCTGCCTCTGTCTTTCCATTTTCGTTTTCTGCCTCAGTGATGATATCAGCAGCAAAGTGAGTAAATACCGTGTGATGGAGGGGCTCCTCGCGCTTAACTCGCTGCGCATTTGTTCAACATTGATTCGCTTGGAAAACATCATAATGTCATCGCCACAGCAACCAGAAGCATAATAATGAGAGGCTTTTAGACACGCGACTGATCGCTGGGCATCTTTCAAGCTTTATGGCGTCACTGATATAATCGCGCTGAACGATGTGAGTTGCCAGTTCTGGTGAGGAGGATCCAGGCTGGCTGCagctcacaaacacacagctgctTCACTGCGAAGGTGCAGCTTATGCATTGTTGATGTGTGTGCATGATCTAGTACTGATATGCACGGgtacacattgtttttttacaatagCTGCTAGGATGCTCGACGTATTTTATCGTTTCACTTTTCTTACATGTAAGTTTTGGCTTTGGgttagcaaaaacacaaaggggAAAGTTTTGAAAACGAACCTTTCGGACATTTCTGTCCAGTTTTTGTCTTCCAAGTCTTGAGTGGAGTATTTTTAGAAGCACCAGAAGCAATTTCAAACAATGTGCGTGGAAAAAACTGTGTGAAAGAGTAGTTTCAGTGAAAATAAGAACCTGAAATGTGAGCCGTTAGCGTGGCTAGCATTTCAAACATTGTGTTATTGAGATGGCTAACATTTTGTTATGGAAAGAAAGGTAACCactttcataattttatttgagCTCCATTGGaaaaggaaaactaaaacaattattctatttttttttttccagtcggTTGTCAAGGCAATGGCAAATATATTCAAATCTGTTAATAAGTATCAACATGGCTAATTaagcacacaaaacaaaataaatacaaactttgcttttttccaCTGAAAACTTTGATCTGATGCTCAACGATTTCCGTTGTTAACACAAAGCATCTAAAAGCTTAAAAGGtactttatcaaaaaaaaaaaaacaacaaacaaacaaaaaagccatTTGCTGTTAATTGCTCTATATCAACACAAGAGTGTAAAGCTAGCTGGCAACAGTTAGCTTAACATAAAGGTTTGGGTAGATCCTGGACAAGTCAGCCAATAATCACAGCCAAACcatgaaatatgtttatttgtcaAATAGAGAGAGgaggttttatgttgttttttttaaacgtgcCTTTACGTTTTACATTTCACCAGAGTAAAAAGTGGACAGGTCCAAAAGACACTTTGCACAGGTGGACGATTTAAAGTCTGGAATGACGTACTGATGCAAACCGGGAAAGCGTACGCTTGAGCTCCGGAGTCTTCCAACATTCAAACAATTTCTCATATCATTACCATTTGCGTCATTCTGTCGAGTTTATGAGCGCCTGTTTCTCTACGCCTTATAAGCTCCTTATAAGCTTTAAAGCCCCACTGACTCCGTCGGTATAGCAAATCATCGGCGGATGGAGAAATCCAAATTTCCCAAAGGCTCCATCTTTATAGCAGAGGCTAAACTCTGAGCATCTGAGCCGAAACGTATGAAATCAATCTGGAAGATGAAAGATGACAGggatgacttttttttgtcttctaaaTCTCTCCAGTTCGGCTAATTGGTGTGGACTCTGAGGCGTTTGAGTCATTTATTCCTTTTCTGCCACATAATGCTAAACATAAATCAGAATGCAGCCCACTCCAGTCCTGACTTTTGCTTCACACTCAATTGCTATTCATTGACGCTTTTCGGCGGCAGGTTTAACTCCAAAGCGCTGCAGCTTTTCAATTTCCTCCCCCCCCCCTTCAGGACAGATAATGGAGTCCAGATGAAATGACTAAAACGAAAGCTGCGTCTTCAGCCTTCGGTCCAGTGCGAGAAGTTAGCGAGCGTCCCACGATGTGGGTCGAGTTCTTAAGAAATCAGTAAAGATTTGTCTCATTTGTTCAATCTTTCTGCCTTGCATCTTGCTGTTGCTTTCGAGTCTTGggattgaggaaaaaaaacgaaatgaaataaattcaactttGAAGGACACCAACAGGGAAGCAGAGAAGTTTTCATTGACTGAAAACGATCgacaaaacagaatttttataaaacaacacGCATTGGTCCAGTTCAAGCATACGCTATCACTCTTTCTGTTAGTTTTCTCCTCATCGGTTTATAGTAATTGAATTAATAATCTTTTCATGAAGGTTGCTCAGGTAGACATCACTTTTCAGTCTTCAGAAAATTCCCTGGGTCTTCCTCATAATTAGGAAAAACTTCTTAGTaattttaaataggaaaaaaaaacagcttcaatATAACAGTGCctctgttttaattcagttttcttaattaaaaaataataagcgATAACTTTGTTCATCttttagcttttgtgttttcagtacAGCACTCTAGTCTActttttcctatttattttaGGGCGCACACCTTTAAACCTTTCCTATGTAACGAAGTACCGAAAGCTGAATTCGAGCTTTATTTTCTAATTCCAGATAATGTTACTAAACCAAAATGTCTCATCCATAGGCAAACGGCTCCAGACGTCTTTCTCGCAGTCTAAACAACTCCGCTAATCCAATTAATAAATTCATtctgtctctttgtttttgGAATATAACCACGACAGATAATAACCTCTCTCTGCGGACATCTGGCCTGACAAAAGGGGTTTGATTTGTGGCCCCAAATAATGCAGGCGCGCTCATTTTGGACCGCTCGCCTTCGACGGGGGGCTTTTGTTTGCAGTCCACAGAAGGATGGGGTCAAATATTGAAATGTAACTGGCAGTGGTTTCTGCATCAGCTCGAGTAATAGTTGCTGCATTGTTTTCCTTGAACGgcaagcagtttttttttaggttttcattgaatattgaataatatatatatacaaaaaagtTTCAGTATGATTAACCTCAGTCATATGCAGCAGCTATTCCAACGCAGCAGCTTAATCATGAAACACGATGCAAGATCCTCCTCAGCTCCAGAGTTTTATTCCCTCGGGggagtttaaatttaaaactttttggcTGAGTAATGGAACAGTTATCCTTGAAtcctttaaatgattttttttttttattgagcaTGCAGTGTTGCCGTGACTTGGCTACGTCTTacttaaaaagagaaactttatCTCGAGGCTTTGAGAAGTAAAGCTCTGATATGTATCACGCTCTCTGGGAGATCTTTAGCAGCTTAAAAGTCAATCAAACAAACTGCAGTCCGTGGTTTAGATACTACGCCTTTTTATCTTTCCCAGTTGCACAAtatataggttttttttttcttttaaaaagtagtcTATGTGGTTGAAAGTTTCTGAAAGCTGAAAAACGTCCAGCTAGCTGTTCCTGTTTTTAAGTTGGAAACAAAGCTATTTGCATACACCCTCTGACATTCAATCAGAAGAAAACAACTTCTTAATTTAGATGAATTgagataattaaaattattcccATTTCCtacatgacagaaaaataacGAATTAAAAAGTGGTTTAGAGGGCGGGGGGGCCTGAAACGAGCAGAACGAGGGGCTGGTGCACTTCCCAAAATAGATTGCATCAGGAGGAAGCAATATTATGCAGAACACTTTTGGATTGGCTGAGGCTTCCAGATGTGCAACCACTCAAAGCATGCCGCCATATTTGTTACAAAGTGGCTAAAGGACAACAAAGCCGATGTGTAagtgcagaaaatcaaaaaaaataataataaaaatttacagCAAACTAATGCAAGCTGGAAGGAggaaatctaaaaacatttgactcagaaacaagaaaagacaaaataattggGTAATCCTGTCTTGGAACAACAACAAACCTGCTCGATTTAATGTCAG
Proteins encoded in this region:
- the mbpb gene encoding myelin basic protein b isoform X1, whose translation is MASASSSAQAAFGLGRRKKNPGLLDQIGKFFGGDKKRKGKGSFRGALSPAPQKASATSPRKRGAENAVVHFFRTIVSPAPPKSRWRGLAAKMGLGQQKSSKKASAGDGKGTLTRIFKMGSRSASPAKR
- the mbpb gene encoding myelin basic protein b isoform X3 codes for the protein MASASSSAQAAFGLGRRKKNPGLLDQIGKFFGGDKKRKGKGSFRGALSPAPQKASATSPRKRGAENAVVHFFRTIVSPAPPKSRGQQKSSKKASAGDGKGTLTRIFKMGSRSASPAKR
- the mbpb gene encoding myelin basic protein b isoform X4, whose product is MASASSSAQAAFGLGRRKKNPGLLDQIGKFFGGDKKRKGKGSFRGALSPAPQKASATSPRKRGAENAVVHFFRTIGQQKSSKKASAGDGKGTLTRIFKMGSRSASPAKR
- the mbpb gene encoding myelin basic protein b isoform X5 yields the protein MASASSSAQAAFGLGRRKKNPGLLDQIGKFFGGDKKRKGKGSFRGALSPAPQKASATSPRKRGAENAVVHFFRTIVSPAPPKSRGQQKSSKKASAGDGKGTLTRIFKM
- the mbpb gene encoding myelin basic protein b isoform X2; the protein is MASASSSAQAAFGLGRRKKNPGLLDQIGKFFGGDKKRKGKGSFRGALSPAPQKASATSPRKRGAENAVVHFFRTIVSPAPPKSRWRGLAAKMGLGQQKSSKKASAGDGKGTLTRIFKM